The sequence below is a genomic window from Cicer arietinum cultivar CDC Frontier isolate Library 1 chromosome 6, Cicar.CDCFrontier_v2.0, whole genome shotgun sequence.
CAACATTTATAACATAAGCCAAATCTGGCCTGCAGCAGATCATTCCATACATTATGCTGCCAACTCCACTAGCATAAGGAATTATACTCATTCTTTGTCTTTCCTCATCTGTCTTAGGTGAGTCTTGCATAgacaatttgaaattttgtccCAAATGAGTAGTAACATGTTTTGCTTCATGCATTCTATATTTAGTGACAACTTTCTTCAAGTAGGCAGCTTGAGAAAGAAATAGTTCCCCCTTcattctatttctttttatatccaTTCCTAAGATCCTCTTGGCCTTTTAATCTGGTCTTTACTTGAGCTTGCAAGAAGAATATCATCCACATAGAGTAATAGGTAAGTTGGAGAATATTcttgacttttatgaaaaactggagaatgttcttgagctggagaacgttcttgaattTCCTCTTTTAGAATGTAAAGGCAACTGTCAAAACTACATCTTTGGAAACCAGTTCTCATCATGAAATCATCAAAATTCATGTACCATTGTCTAGGACTATGCTTTAGGCCATACAATGgttttttaagaagaaaaaccttgtttatgcatttaGCAAATCCTTCAGGTTGATGCATATAAATGGTTTCTTCCAGATCACCATGTAGAAATGCTGTTTGGACATCCAACTGCTCTAATTCCAAGTCTTCTTGAGCTACAATTGAAATAAGAATTCTGATTGAACAATGTTTTACAACAGGTGCAAATACTTCATTGAGATCAATTCCTTCAAGTTGAGAAaatccctttgcaactaatcttgctttgaacCATATCTTCTCTTTACCTTGAATGTCTTCCTTTCTCTTGAACACCCATTTTGATCCAATTATCCTTTGACTCTTAGGAATGTATATCAAAATCTAGGTTTGATTCTTTTCTAATGATTGCATTTCTTAATTCATAGTTATCATCCAAGCTTCTTTGTCTTCACTATTAATGGCTTCCCTGTAGTTTCTTGGTTCATCTCTTTGAAGATCTTCATCAACACTTAAagcataaaaatttaaatatgctTCACCATATCTAGTTGGAGGCTTGATAACCCTTCTTTCTCTATCCCTTACCAAGTTGTAAATGGCCAAATCTGTTTCTATTGAAACATTATCATCAAGTGATGTATTAGTTATGTCTTCATGATTAATCTTTTGATCTTCAGGTGGCTCCAACTTAATCCGAACACTCTCATCATTGTTGTTTGAAGCACTATTAAATGGAGAACATTATGTGTTTCTGCAGTTCTGAAATGGAGAATGTTATGCGTTTCTGCAGAACTGACACAGAGAATGTTATGCGTTTCTGCAGAACTGAAACGAACAATGTTTTGTGTTTCTGCATAActgaaacgaagaatgttctttgtCAATCATGGGCATTCTTGTTTCATCAAACACTACATCTCTTGATATGATGCACTTGGGCACATCTTGGTCAATTCTCCACAACTTGTAACCTTTTATTCATTTATGATAACCAATGAAAACACATTTGATTGCTCTAGGATCCAACTTATCTTGCCTTGTGTGAGCAAATGCTAATGAACCAAATACCTTCAGATTTGAGTAGTCTGTTGGTTTGCCATTCCACATCTCAATTGGTGTCTTAAATCCAATAGCTGATGAAGGGCATCTATTGATCAAATACACTGTTGTAACTGCAACATCTCCCTAGAATATTTTAGGCAGCCCTGTACTCAAGATCATACATCTGACCCTTTCCAAGATTGTTATGTTCATCCTTTCAGCAATACCATTTTGTTGGGGGGGTGCCTGCATCTATTCTATGTCTTTGAATATCTAAGTCCCTGCAATACTTATCAAACTGCTCTAAAGGACACTCTAGGCCATTGTCAGTTTTTAAACATTTTAGCTTAGTTTCCTTTTGAGTTCCAATTTGCATATGTCattctttaaatttcataaaagtgtcacttttatttttaatggaaTAGATCCATACTTtcctagagtaatcatcaatgATGGTTAAGAAGTAAGAACAACCGGCATGAGTTTTTGTCCTTGAAAGACCTAGTGACTCTTcgtcatatgcatatttttcgttgtgtttagtcttatttatcttttattcattagttaatttaatgagttatttgatatattttgttaattttatttctttgctttaatataatatttatgttcttatatCCTTGATTAATTAGAGATTTTTTgaagttttgcgttgttactttgttttaatgcagtgctgaattttggtgagaaatcaacataatatatgtggagtatttcagccttATCTGGGgttttagatgtccaattggagtcaaaccaagtgcaaatgaaagatcagatccatatctacagctttcatgaagacaccaaaaCCAATTTCGACTCAAACGAGGAGAAAAATGCACACAACGCCAGATAGATGATGTTGTGCGCTTGAAGCAGACCCTAAGCACATTTCGCGCTGAAGTTACCGTCGATCCGCTCCCCGAGCGCGCCCCAAGCACATTTTAAGCTAATGTTACTATCCATTCAGGCCTCAAGCGTGCGACACGCAACAGaactcattaaaatcattttctcatttttttagggatctttttgactattgagaagttgggagacttgtgccctaacaaagaaactcaaagacggccatttctaacatcattgtagtagttttatcaagaatcattcacgaatcattcttgtaattcttctttaatctatatcttttgtatctctgtcatgagtaactaaactctatttgttagggatgatagtaacaagatgaaacccttatttttctgatttgatttttagttatatgaatgactttattgaattatttttctgatctctgtgcttaatgctttttattgcttgatcaacattaaaatattctacgatttgtattttcaaacagaAGTGAattttacgaatgcttgagatgagaaattcatgaatttgtagtctagggatagatataggtcatgaaaccaattaaattagttgtaaAGGCAATCGTTTAACAAGAGGATTCCTGTACAGTAAtgcttaattataatcttaaatctactaaggaattaggggttactttagaattaaaggttctgtcattaagacattagggcaagaataacaAAGAgtattcggtaataattcaataaaagaattcagtaactaggatcaaattagacaccaaggttggattcgaagtgaaactcatccctgacatttttcttattataaaggatcaattttattactattgttaattttaaatattatttcaatcaacttgggaactttttgttcaattttagtgattaaataaaattcaatagttAAACGCAATCCTTGAATTCGACACTCAGTATtatcgttttattattacttgcaacgattcaatacacttgctgaaatgctatcaagtttttggcgccgttgccggggattgccatatcactattgaatttaacttaattgaaattttttgctctacattaaaatttttgcttttattttaattttaattttgatttttttttatttttatttgctgagcttgctaatgtcatgtgtTTGTGGTttgtctctcttttttttttttttttagataactATTCGTTATAGAGCATGTAAgattataataatgatattctactataattatatgaagagtgtaatacttgtcttatatctggtaTATCTCGTatgattgaggggcaaatcttgagagatatatttttaaaatatcaccctcagatccctcaGATGCAGCCTATTACGTGTGACTTTTGTGAAGAAGGACATAGGAATGGAACTTGTTTTGATGACCTTGCCGaactagtagaatatgaagattttttggTCAAAGATGTAGAAAACGACGAGTGTtcattaaaaagatcaattgggaacaaattctacctcctaaaattctatccaaagaatcatatgacaaagactttcacattacgaacattttggttgaattcatgaagaataacaaggtttcaattgaaagatttgaaattcaatgtgagaggttatttgagcaagtggttaagtttgttaagatggaggagaagttgaagattgaagatagttttattgttgtggtagaagaagataagcaagacgAAAAGAcaaacgaggaaaagaaaaagaagagattgataaagttcgagattcaatctatgccttgttcatcaatgtcgaattgagaaggacatggaagcaacatcttttatttctcaagttcttggaatttctaccaagcaaaaagaaaaataatgatgatgtgttcttcttgtcatatatgccaccttgaaaTTAGTTGAGGTGTTAAGCTAATAACTTTAAAGAAGCACTTCGTGGGAGGCAATCCACAAGTAgatgtaacttttatttttgcaatcttattttagttatttgaatttgtttctttctagtTGTGTGTAAaggtgcactatgatgaagaattattaacaacttgcattcGGTCATAAGTTTTCTGTTTGGGTATTTGAAAgttaaactctatttctttgctcatatcattgctcaattcgataagttttactaatgcatgcattagtgatTACTCCTTGGTTGGCGAAGTCTCACATgccattttttaaataaaaaagctAACTAAAATTTGTAGTGACATGTttggcatcatttagatagtttatactctttcttattatcctagatGTGAGCTTTTGaacctaaacactttaattatttgttgtgcGATTATCCAGATATGTGTTATCttttcagaacttgcactaattctgacttgcatcacttgtaatttatgcatacactgaggcaattttgtttggtcatttgagcctttctaaataccttatgcaaattttatccttttctaGCCTCTTTGagtcttgcccttttatttcggttactagccacattataAGCCCAaaacctgactttaattaaatcaccttacttggagttaggtagaaaaaaaaattctcatctTGGTAAATTTCTAAGTTTGgagttgctcatgggatagtaaccttttaagtttggggtggtgattctcacaaaaagaaaaaaaataaaaacaaaaagaagaaaaaaaaaatcattttgtgtactttgataaataatatcttcttggttcttttgtgaatgtttgagaatctccgcAATGAAAAGgcgaagaaaaataaaaagtagtagaataatttgaagatgtatgtctaactccaagtagtaaagcctattatcccaaaatgtcctaccctaaCCTAacccccattacaacccgaaattTCTCCataagtgtatgtgtttgttgcattgtgattgctaactagaagtTTTTCAAGTCTATGGTAACGTGATTCATGTtataggatttgagtgataaatccATAACCTTTTTTAAACACTTGagataaattttggtgagattgtgtgaagagagagttgaacttgatgaatgaatgctaaggtgtacaaattgtgttgtttttttatttagcaaccatggagcatgatgaatgttttgaaGTAGCTGGAaatttgagaattgagtttgatttgatttgagaaattgagtttaagttagattttaattgtttcaaatctgaaattaattgttgcttggggacaaacaatagattaagtttggggttgtgataactcttcatcgtatacatatttttcattgtttttagtcttatttatcttttatttattagttaatttatttgatatattttgttttttttaattatttgatttaatgaaatgatgatgttcttatttccttgattaattagagatttgtttttttgtatttttgcgttgtttctttattttagtgcaatgctgaattttggtgagaaatcaacatgatctatgtggagtatttcagccatattgGGAGTTGTAGTTGTCCAATTGGAGGCAAACCAAGTGCAAGTGAAaactaagatccatagctacaacgttcatgaagatatcagaaccaaattcagacctGAACAAGGTGAAAAATGCAGTATGTGTCATgcaacagatgttgtgcgcctgaagcgcaaagacatgcgcctggggcgcgtggcATGCGGCTGAATGTTTAGAAATGCATGTTatcactttttagggatctttttgactattgggaagttgagagacttgtgccctaacataGGAACTCAAAGACGGTCATTTCTAACACGATTatagcagttttatcaagaatcattcatgaatctttcttgtaattctcaTTTAATCTTTaccttttctatctctgtcatgagtaactaaaccctatttgttagggatgagtgtaataagattaaacttatttttatgacttgatttctagttatatgaatgagtttattgaattatttttctcatatttgtgcttaatgttttttattgcttgatcaacattaaaatgttatacgatttgtattttgaaatgaaagttgactttatgaatgcttgagatgataaattcatgaatttgtagtctagggatagatataggtcatgaaaccaattaaattagttgcaaaggaaatagtttaacaagagggTTCCTGTAcaataatgcttaattctaatcttaaatctactaaggaattaagggttactttgaaattaaaagttctgtcactaagacattttGGCAAGAATAacaaagagaattcggtaataattcaataaaggaattcagtaactagcatcaaattagacaccaaggttggattccaagtgaaactcatccctgacatttttcttattttaaaggatcaattttattactgttgttaattttaaatattatttcaatcaacttgagaactttttgttcaattttagtaattaaataaaatttaatagtaaaacgcaatccttgagttcgacactcggtactaccgttttattattacttgcaacgattcagtacacttgctgaaacgctatcaggaCCCCACAAATTAGAATGAACATATTCAAAAGGTCTAGAGGTGTTGTGTTGGCTAGCACCAAAAATGCCCCTCTTACTTTCCGAGAATACAATGATCACAAAATtccaatttttcaattttgtcacCATTAAGCAAATTCTGTTTTGATAACTCAACTTTCCCTTATGCCATATTCTAGAAGATGAATGCAAATTAGAGCTAGCAACTGAAGCTTGTGCAATTATAATAAAACCTTCTAAATTATACAAGCCATTTCTTTTAATGCCTTTAACAATGATAtcatctttattaataatagtcaTGATACCATTCTTTATGTTTGTGGAATATcctaaaatgtcaaacataccaacagaaattaaatttctttttaattcagGTATGTACCTTACATCATTGAGCAGTAACTCCTTGCCATTGAACATTTTGAATCTGATTGTTCATTTTCCTTGGACTTTACATGTTTTGTTGTTGCCAAACAGAATGACTCCACCATCACGAAGATCTattgattcaaaataatccTTTCTTGGACACATATGGAAACTACAACCTAAGTCTAATACCCAGTTATTTTCACCTTCTTAATTTGAAATCTTCAATGCCTTTACAGGTTGATAACCAACATCAACAAGTGCAACATTTCCTAAATCCTTAGAGTTTcttgattcatttcttttaGGGCAATCTTTCTTGAAATGTCCCTTCTCGTGACAATGAAAACATCTATACTTCCCTTCATATTTTGACTTTGAATTGgaactttgtttattttcatttgaTATTTTCTTGTCAGTTCTTCCACTGGTTACATTCAGACTTTCAGCATGATTATCATTCTTGAACTCAATTCTTTTATAGCTTTCCTTTGTCCTGATGGAGGCATGCACTTCTTCAAGAGTAATTGTTTGTTCTCTTCCAAACATTATAGCATCTTTGAAATGTTCATATGAACTTGGCAAAGCTTTAAGCAAGATCAAAGCTTTGTCTTCATCATCTAGCTCGActtctaaattttctaaaacatCAAGGATCTTGTTAAAATCAGCAAGTTGAACTGTGAAAGGTTTCTCTTCATCCATTTTAAAAGAGAACAATTGTTGCTTCAAGAAGAATCTATTTGAAACTGATTTAGTCATGTAGAGAGATTCAAGTTTAAGCCATAAGGCTGCTGCAGTTGGTTCCCTTGCAACTTCCCTCAAAGCTTTGTCTTTAAGACACAAGATGATAGTGCTCTTTGCTTTTTCAACCAGTTATTCCTTTTCTCGTGCATTCATTGTAGATGGAAGAGCTGATTCACCCTTCAACGCGTTCACGAAGCCTTGTTGTACCAGAACAACATGCATCTTTATCTTGCACAAACCAAAGTCATTTGATCCATTGAACTTTTTCAATGTCCAATTTTGTGGTTCCAACCATTGTTGCTCCCTTTCCCACAAGGTTTTGCAGCAGCACTGGGAGGAGAGGAAGACATGGCATCCACATTACCAGAAAAGGAGAAGAAAGATATCATGGAAAAGGCTCATAGTGCTTTAATCTTGATTCTTGGAGAAAAGGTTATGCGAGAAGTATCAAAGGAGACCTCTGCAGCAGGTATTTAGctcaaattagaatttttataCATTACAAAATCATTAGAGAATCGTTTgtacttaaaacaaaaattgtatacTTTCAAGATGCAACATAAGAGGTCTATTGAAAATCATATGGATGAGTTTAATacgattttattaaatatattgatgTAAAATTGGATGATGAGGATCAGGCcctattattgataaaattcaTTACCGAACTCTCTTGAAAATTTGTGTGATACACTTTTGTATGGTAGAGATTCTTTGTCATTAGAAGAAGTACAAGCTGCACTAATCTCCAAAGAATTGAATAGGAAGTCAGATGGGAAAGAAGAAAACATTGGTGGTGAGGGATTGTTTGTCAAGGCTAAGGCAGGGAAGAAGAATCAAAAATTGAAGAATAAGTTCAAGAATAAAGAAAAGGACAAGTCTAAAATGAGATGTTTCATATGCAAAAAGGAGGGGCATTTAAAGAAAGATTGTCCATATtggaaaggaaagaaaggatCAAATAGTGATGATGATTATGGAAATTCATCTATAGCTTCTGAAGGATATGAAAGCACAAAAGTTCTAATGGCAAATTCAACTCAAATCATGGATGATGAATGGGTGCTTGACTCAGGGTGTTCATTTTACATGACCTCAAATAGAGATTGGTTTCTTGACTACAAAGAAACTGATGGAGGCAAGGTGATTATCGGGAACAAATCAACGTGTAAGGTAGTTGGATTTGGTCCAATCAAGCTGAAGCTGGAAGATGGGACCATGAAGATTTTGTCAAAGGTTAGACATGTTCTAGAACTGAAGAGGAATTTAATTTCTCTAGGAATGTTGGAAGAAGTTGTCTGTTCATACAAAGCAGAGAAAGGCACTCTAAAAGTCATAAAAAGATCATTGGTAATCATGAAGGGAACAAGGGATCATGGAATCTACCTTTTAAATGGTCAAGCAGTGACTGGAATGGCGACAGTGGCAATACAAACATCAAGCAAAGCCAGTTTGTGGCATCAAAGACTGGGACATGTAAGTCTAAAGGGGATGCAAGTTCTTAACAAACAAGGCATACTAGGTGATGACAAGATTAGTgatcttgaattttgtgagAATTACATGTATGGAAAGATGCATAGGGTCAAGTTCTCTACAAGGAAACATTGCTCAAAATGAATTCGGGAATATATTCACAATGATCTATGGGACACTGCATGGATTGCTTCACATGGAGGTAAGAAGtatttcattatatttcttAGTGATTATAGTAGAAAAGTATGGATTTACTTCTTGAAAACTAAGGATGAagcatttaaaatctttaaaGATTGAAAGTCTATGGTTGAAAATATGACTGACAAAAGGATTAAAACTCTAAGGACAGATAATGATCTTGAATTCTGTAGTGAGGAATTTACTAGTTTTTGCAAAGCTCGTGGTGTGAACAGACATAGGACTATAAGAAGCACACCTCAGCAAAATGGACTAGCTGGAAGGTTGGATAGAACCTTGCTTGAAAGAATGAGATGCATTATGTCGAACGTTGAGATGCTTGCACAGTTTTGGGAAGAAGCTGTCAATACAACttgttatttgataaatttgagtcCTTCTATTGCAATTAAACTCCAAACCCCTCAAGAGATATGGAATGGGCATGCTACAAACTACAATCATCTAAAAGTATTTGGATGTGTTGCATACTACCATGTAAATGAAGGAAAGCTATCCCCTTGAGCCAAGAAAAGGTATTTTGTTGGATATCCAAGTGGTGTAAAAGTTTATAGGATATGGTGTCCTAAAATTAGAAAATGTATCATCAGCAGGGATGTTAAGTTTCATGAGGTTGAGCTATATAAGTCTGTAAACAATGCTACAAATAAAGACTCACATCAAATTGAAGATGAGAGGATTGATCTTGAGGTGGAGAAAGATAGAGAaaaatggagaacattcttggaaCAACAAGAGACTCAACAAGACAAAACTGACATGTTTGATCTTGAGGTGGAAAAAGTGCTAgacaaacggagaacgttcatGACTTCAGCCACAGAAAAGGAGAAAGATCAACAgaagtcaagaacgttcttgacttcAGAACAACAACATGCACAACAAGTCAAGATTGATGCAAACCCAGCAGAACATGCTATGTTCCCAGAGCAGGAAATAGATGATTATAACTTCACCAGGGATAAAGAAAGAAGAACATCAAAACTCACTCAAAGATATGGCTATGCAGACGTGATCATCTATGCATTACATGCTGTTGAAGAGATTATACAAGAAGATCCCAGGAATTACAATGAAGCTGTCAGGTCTCAAGATA
It includes:
- the LOC140920692 gene encoding uncharacterized protein, producing MFNGKELLLNDVRYIPELKRNLISVGMFDILGYSTNIKNGIMTIINKDDIIVKGIKRNGLYNLEGFIIIAQASVASSNLHSSSRIWHKGKLSYQNRICLMVTKLKNWNFVIIVFSESKRGIFGASQHNTSRPFEYVHSNLWGPDSVSASGDVAVTTVYLINRCPSSAIGFKTPIEMWNGKPTDYSNLKVFGSLAFAHTSASNNNDESVRIKLEPPEDQKINHEDITNTSLDDNVSIETDLAIYNLVRDRERRVIKPPTRYGEAYLNFYALSVDEDLQRDEPRNYREAINSEDKEAWMITMN